From Vitis vinifera cultivar Pinot Noir 40024 chromosome 14, ASM3070453v1, a single genomic window includes:
- the LOC100254885 gene encoding uncharacterized protein LOC100254885, producing the protein MGYFQEAKENQMKKKVEEALRSKMKQKALKECNEYASKYAQCAAGKTISVVWHCRKQAKELNECLHQYTNDTIFEEMKKEYMAQQEGKGPVIV; encoded by the exons ATGGGTTACTTTCAAGAagccaaagaaaatcaaatgaagAAGAAAGTGGAAGAAG CTTTACGCAGCAAAATGAAGCAGAAAGCACTAAAGGAATGCAATGAATATGCTTCAAAATATGCTCAATGTGCAGCGGGAAAAACAATATCTGTTGTTTGGCATTGTCGCAAACAAGCTAAAGAATTAAATGAATGCTTACATCAATA CACCAATGACACcatttttgaagaaatgaagaaagaataCATGGCTCAACAGGAGGGGAAAGGACCTGTTATAGTTTAA
- the LOC100259987 gene encoding 14-3-3-like protein A encodes MLLTESSREENVYMAKLAEQAERYEEMVEFMEKVAKTVEVEELTVEERNLLSVAYKNVIGARRASWRIISSIEQKEESRGNEDHVAIIKDYRATIEAELSKICDGILSLLESHLIPSAVIAESKVFYLKMKGDYHRYLAEFKTGPGRKEAAESTLLAYKSAQDIALAELAPTHPIRLGLALNFSVFYYEILNSPDRACNLAKQAFDEAISELDTLGEESYKDSTLIMQLLRDNLTLWTSDITDDAGDDIKEASKRESGEGQP; translated from the exons ATGTTGTTGACCGAATCATCTCGGGAGGAAAATGTTTACATGGCCAAGTTGGCTGAACAGGCTGAACGATATGAGGAAATGGTAGAGTTCATGGAAAAAGTTGCAAAGACAGTTGAAGTCGAGGAGCTGACAGTGGAGGAAAGGAACCTCCTCTCTGTTGCTTACAAAAATGTGATTGGGGCTAGGAGGGCTTCATGGAGAATTATCTCGTCCATTGAGCAGAAGGAAGAGAGCAGGGGAAATGAAGATCATGTAGCGATTATTAAGGATTATAGGGCAACAATTGAAGCAGAGCTCAGCAAGATTTGTGATGGGATTCTAAGCCTTCTAGAATCACATCTTATTCCCTCAGCCGTAATTGCTGAGTCTAAGGTGTTTTACCTCAAGATGAAAGGTGATTACCACAGGTACCTAGCTGAATTTAAGACTGGACCTGGTAGGAAAGAGGCTGCAGAGAGCACTTTGTTGGCTTACAAATCTGCTCAG GACATTGCTCTTGCTGAACTAGCTCCTACTCACCCAATAAGGCTGGGGCTTGCTCTTAACTTCTCTGTCTTCTATTATGAAATCCTTAACTCACCAGACCGTGCTTGCAATCTTGCAAAGCAG GCTTTTGATGAGGCTATCTCTGAGCTGGATACGTTAGGTGAAGAGTCATACAAGGACAGTACATTGATCATGCAACTTCTCCGAGACAACTTGACTCTGTGGACTTCTGATATCacg GATGATGCTGGAGATGACATCAAGGAAGCATCAAAGCGTGAATCAGGGGAAGGGCAGCCGTGA